The proteins below are encoded in one region of Knoellia sp. S7-12:
- a CDS encoding bifunctional [glutamine synthetase] adenylyltransferase/[glutamine synthetase]-adenylyl-L-tyrosine phosphorylase, protein MPSVPGDLTRLGFADPRRADSLLADSALAPLVKDRSRVETDGLAVTLARVADPDQALLTLVRLMEAVSDPAHQKLRDALVPALREPGRARDRLFSVIGTSTALGDHLVARPGHWTAVVDACHLEVEERIELLTDAVTTPDDGTTPEDALRIEYRRQLLGIAALDVSRPDPQARLPETAAALADLAEAALEAALAIARAAMGVDAGTCRFAIIAMGKTGGRELNYISDVDVIFVAEPAEGCDEDAALATGTELATRIIKICSSQTAAGALWQVDPALRPEGKNGPLVRTLESHVSYYERWAKTWEFQALLKARPIAGDRALGRAYVDAVAPFVWSAASRENFVQDVQAMRRRVEDNVPSGEADRQLKLGPGGLRDVEFSVQLLQLVHGRADKSLRSGTTLTALSALSQGGYVGREDAQTLEAAYRLLRTLEHRIQLYRMRRTHLMPTASSDLRRLGRALGHQRDPEDSVTAQWRSAAREVRRLHQRIFYRPLLSAVARLGPDEVRLAPEAARERLAALGFRDPRGALRHLEALSGGVSRRAAIQRQLLPVMLGWFADEAAPDAGLLAFRRISDELGTTPWFLRLLRDEGSAAERLAHTLGRSRYAADLLEQGPESVQFLGESSGLRPRSRDEVQVRMRAAARRKDGSEPAVLAARAVRRSELFRLAVSSLLGHVTLEDLGKALADLSGALIDVTLEVVLAAVEKQTGAPRLSRHLIVGMGRLGGGEASFGSDADVLFVHDPVAGVEAHAAQEQALDVVKEVIRLLGLAAPDPRLEVDAGLRPEGKNGPLTRSLDSYRSYYDRWSLVWESQALLRAAPVAGDAELGAAFVDLIDPLRWPEGGIDAGQIREIRTLKARMESERLPRGADRKAHFKLGHGGLSDVEWCVQLIQLQHAHDHPSLRTTSTLEALAAAQAEGLIDAEDAVALAESWRLASQMRNAGLLARGRPVDSVPSDLRDADGMARIMGLPARSGQELANRYRRVARRARHAAEHVFYGDAT, encoded by the coding sequence ATGCCGTCCGTTCCGGGCGATCTGACGCGCCTCGGCTTTGCCGACCCGCGCCGGGCCGACAGTCTCCTCGCGGATTCCGCCCTGGCGCCCCTTGTCAAGGATCGGTCTCGCGTCGAGACCGATGGTCTCGCCGTGACTCTCGCCAGGGTCGCCGACCCTGACCAGGCACTCCTGACGCTCGTGCGGCTCATGGAGGCAGTCTCGGATCCGGCTCATCAGAAGCTGCGCGACGCCCTCGTTCCGGCATTGCGCGAACCAGGCCGGGCCCGCGACCGACTGTTCTCCGTCATCGGTACCTCCACCGCGTTGGGCGACCACCTGGTGGCCCGGCCCGGGCACTGGACCGCTGTCGTCGACGCGTGCCACCTCGAGGTCGAGGAACGCATCGAGCTCCTGACCGACGCGGTGACCACGCCCGACGACGGCACGACGCCAGAGGACGCCCTGCGCATCGAGTACCGCCGCCAGCTGCTCGGTATCGCAGCCCTCGACGTCTCACGACCAGACCCTCAGGCCCGCCTCCCCGAGACGGCCGCTGCGCTCGCTGACCTTGCCGAGGCAGCCCTCGAAGCCGCACTGGCCATCGCCCGGGCCGCCATGGGCGTCGACGCCGGCACCTGTCGGTTCGCGATCATCGCCATGGGCAAGACCGGGGGCCGCGAGCTCAACTACATCAGCGACGTCGACGTCATCTTCGTCGCCGAACCGGCCGAAGGCTGTGACGAGGACGCCGCCCTGGCCACCGGCACCGAACTCGCCACCCGGATCATCAAGATCTGTTCGAGCCAGACGGCCGCGGGCGCCTTGTGGCAGGTCGACCCCGCACTGCGCCCCGAGGGCAAGAACGGGCCACTCGTGCGCACGCTCGAGTCCCACGTCTCGTACTACGAGCGCTGGGCCAAGACCTGGGAGTTCCAGGCACTCCTCAAGGCGCGTCCCATCGCCGGTGACCGGGCCCTCGGACGGGCCTACGTCGATGCCGTCGCGCCCTTCGTCTGGTCGGCTGCGTCACGCGAGAACTTCGTCCAAGACGTCCAGGCCATGCGGCGTCGCGTCGAGGACAACGTCCCCTCGGGTGAGGCGGACCGTCAGCTCAAGCTTGGGCCGGGTGGCCTGCGTGACGTCGAATTCAGCGTGCAGCTGCTGCAACTCGTCCACGGTCGGGCCGACAAGTCGCTTCGGTCAGGGACCACTCTCACGGCGCTGTCGGCGCTGTCCCAGGGTGGCTACGTCGGGCGAGAGGACGCGCAGACTCTGGAGGCGGCATACCGGCTCCTCCGCACTCTGGAGCACCGGATTCAGCTCTACCGAATGCGCCGCACCCACCTCATGCCCACGGCCTCGAGCGACCTCCGTCGACTTGGCCGAGCCCTCGGGCACCAGCGTGACCCCGAGGACTCGGTCACCGCGCAGTGGCGATCCGCAGCCCGCGAGGTGCGACGTCTTCACCAGCGCATCTTCTATCGCCCGTTGCTCTCCGCAGTGGCTCGTTTGGGCCCCGACGAGGTCCGACTCGCGCCTGAGGCCGCACGCGAGCGTCTGGCCGCGCTCGGCTTCCGCGACCCGCGTGGGGCACTTCGCCACCTCGAGGCGTTGTCCGGGGGTGTGAGCCGTCGTGCCGCCATCCAGCGCCAGTTGCTCCCCGTGATGCTCGGCTGGTTCGCCGACGAGGCTGCCCCTGACGCGGGCCTGCTTGCCTTCCGCCGGATCAGCGACGAACTCGGCACGACGCCATGGTTCCTCCGGCTGCTGCGCGACGAGGGGAGTGCCGCCGAACGTCTCGCACACACACTTGGTCGAAGCCGGTATGCCGCGGATCTCCTGGAGCAGGGACCCGAGTCCGTGCAGTTCCTCGGCGAGTCCAGCGGCCTGCGGCCCCGCTCTCGCGACGAGGTCCAGGTGCGCATGCGCGCTGCTGCCCGACGCAAGGACGGATCCGAGCCGGCCGTCCTCGCGGCACGCGCGGTGCGGCGTTCGGAACTCTTCCGGCTGGCAGTGTCCTCCCTTCTCGGGCACGTCACTCTCGAGGACCTCGGCAAGGCGCTGGCCGACCTCAGCGGCGCCCTCATCGACGTCACCCTCGAGGTCGTTCTGGCGGCCGTCGAGAAGCAGACCGGTGCGCCGCGGCTGAGTCGCCACCTCATCGTGGGTATGGGTCGACTCGGCGGTGGTGAGGCATCCTTCGGCAGCGACGCCGACGTGCTCTTCGTCCACGACCCCGTGGCCGGTGTCGAGGCGCACGCCGCCCAGGAGCAGGCGCTCGACGTCGTCAAGGAGGTCATCCGCCTCCTTGGTCTCGCAGCTCCCGACCCTCGGCTCGAGGTCGACGCCGGATTGCGGCCCGAGGGCAAGAACGGTCCGCTGACGCGCTCGCTCGACTCCTACCGCTCCTACTACGACCGCTGGTCACTCGTCTGGGAGTCGCAGGCCCTCCTGCGCGCTGCACCGGTCGCGGGCGATGCGGAGCTCGGAGCCGCCTTCGTCGACCTCATCGACCCGCTGCGTTGGCCCGAGGGAGGGATCGACGCCGGGCAGATCCGCGAGATTCGCACTCTCAAGGCGCGCATGGAGTCCGAGCGCCTTCCTCGAGGTGCCGACCGCAAGGCGCACTTCAAGCTCGGGCACGGTGGGCTGAGCGACGTCGAGTGGTGTGTCCAGCTCATCCAGCTGCAGCACGCTCACGACCACCCGAGCCTGCGGACGACGTCGACCCTCGAGGCACTCGCGGCCGCCCAGGCCGAGGGGCTCATTGATGCCGAGGACGCAGTCGCCCTGGCGGAGTCGTGGCGTCTCGCGTCGCAGATGCGCAACGCAGGGCTCCTGGCCCGCGGCCGGCCCGTCGACTCGGTCCCGTCCGATCTGCGCGATGCCGATGGCATGGCCCGGATCATGGGCCTGCCGGCGCGATCGGGCCAGGAGCTGGCCAATCGCTACCGCCGGGTGGCCCGTCGTGCCCGGCATGCGGCCGAGCACGTCTTCTACGGGGACGCTACCTAG
- the hisD gene encoding histidinol dehydrogenase has protein sequence MIPVLDLRGRTPSVRELRGTLPRAEFDVEAAVAAVRPVCADVAARGGEAVLDASERFDGVRPSSLRVPAEVIAEALVDLDPQVRTALEESIRRARLVHADQLRTASTTTVTVGGTVTERWVPVDRVGLYVPGGRAVYPSSVVMNVVPALLAQVGSIAVASPPQKDFGGWPHPTILAACALLDVDEVWSMGGAQAVAAFAHGLDGAEPLEPVNLVTGPGNIYVAAAKRLLKGLIGIDSEAGPTEIAVLADATADPDHIAADLISQAEHDPLAAAVLVTDSPDLAEAVQIAVARRVADTKHAERVTVSLTGRQSAVVLVDSIDVGLDVVNAYAAEHLEIHTADAATVAGRVRNAGAVFVGTWSPVSLGDYCAGSNHVLPTGGCAAHSSGLSVQSFLRGIHVVEYTEEALREVGAHVVTLARAEDLPAHGEAVIARLPELES, from the coding sequence ATGATCCCTGTTCTCGACCTGCGCGGACGCACGCCCTCTGTCCGCGAACTCAGGGGCACCCTGCCGCGTGCCGAGTTCGACGTCGAGGCGGCCGTCGCGGCCGTCCGACCGGTGTGTGCGGACGTGGCCGCCCGTGGTGGCGAGGCCGTGCTCGATGCTTCCGAACGTTTCGACGGTGTGCGCCCCAGCTCACTACGGGTCCCCGCGGAGGTCATCGCTGAGGCGCTCGTCGACCTCGACCCGCAGGTGCGCACGGCTCTTGAGGAGTCGATCCGACGAGCCCGACTGGTCCACGCCGACCAACTCCGCACCGCGTCGACAACGACGGTGACTGTGGGTGGCACGGTGACCGAGCGCTGGGTCCCGGTCGATCGGGTCGGTCTCTATGTCCCGGGCGGCCGCGCGGTCTATCCGAGCAGTGTTGTCATGAACGTCGTTCCAGCTCTCCTCGCACAGGTCGGATCGATCGCCGTGGCGAGCCCGCCCCAGAAGGACTTCGGTGGCTGGCCACACCCGACGATCCTCGCCGCCTGCGCGCTCCTCGATGTGGACGAGGTGTGGTCGATGGGCGGCGCCCAGGCCGTCGCAGCGTTCGCGCACGGCCTCGACGGTGCCGAGCCCCTTGAGCCGGTCAACCTCGTCACCGGTCCGGGCAACATCTATGTGGCGGCCGCCAAACGGCTGCTCAAGGGCCTCATCGGCATCGACTCTGAGGCCGGTCCGACCGAGATCGCGGTGCTGGCCGACGCGACGGCCGACCCCGATCACATCGCCGCCGACCTCATCAGCCAGGCCGAGCACGACCCGCTGGCAGCAGCCGTCCTCGTCACCGACAGCCCGGATCTCGCCGAGGCCGTCCAGATTGCCGTTGCCCGTCGGGTCGCCGACACCAAGCACGCCGAGCGCGTCACTGTGTCGCTCACGGGCCGACAGTCGGCGGTCGTCCTCGTCGACTCCATCGACGTGGGTCTCGACGTCGTCAACGCCTATGCCGCCGAGCACCTGGAGATCCACACGGCCGACGCCGCGACCGTCGCTGGGCGGGTCCGCAACGCTGGCGCCGTCTTCGTCGGCACCTGGTCTCCGGTGAGCCTGGGCGACTACTGCGCGGGCTCCAACCACGTCCTTCCGACCGGTGGCTGTGCTGCCCACTCGAGCGGGTTGTCGGTGCAGTCCTTCCTGCGTGGCATCCACGTGGTCGAATACACCGAGGAGGCCCTGCGCGAGGTGGGAGCGCACGTCGTCACGCTCGCCCGGGCCGAGGACCTCCCGGCCCACGGCGAGGCCGTCATCGCGCGTCTGCCCGAGCTCGAATCATGA
- a CDS encoding histidinol-phosphate transaminase, producing the protein MSRVPRSAWAIKQLLREDLRGRTAYGAPQLDVPVALNTNENSYAVPAAVVDEIVAAIATVAPGLNRYPDREFTDLRGDLAAYLSRSGTSVSPEQVWAGNGSNEVLLHLLQAFGGQGRTALGFTPAYSMHPIIAATTGTSWADGLRGVGVHSTSGGGAFDLSVESAVAQAEQLDPHLVFLCSPNNPTGTALTLDVVTAVHDAAPHAVIVVDEAYAEFARPGTPSALTLLEGRPRLVVTRTMSKAFAFAGGRLGYLAADPELVDALRLVRMPYHLSSPAQAIARATLRHADTMLGTVDVIKEQRDRLVAELATLGLDPVPSDANFVLFGGLRDSHVTWQALLDRGVLVRDVGIAHYLRVTAGTPEETTAFLDAMAALPQDHLSPEHLEGQS; encoded by the coding sequence ATGAGTCGGGTCCCACGCTCTGCGTGGGCGATCAAGCAGCTGCTGCGCGAGGACCTCAGGGGCCGCACCGCCTACGGCGCACCACAGCTCGACGTGCCCGTCGCTCTCAACACCAACGAGAACTCGTATGCCGTGCCCGCTGCGGTCGTCGACGAGATCGTCGCCGCCATCGCGACGGTTGCCCCAGGTCTGAATCGCTACCCCGATCGCGAGTTCACGGACCTGCGAGGTGACCTCGCGGCATACCTCTCGCGAAGCGGGACATCGGTGAGCCCGGAGCAGGTCTGGGCCGGCAACGGCTCCAACGAGGTTCTCCTGCACCTGTTGCAGGCGTTCGGGGGGCAGGGACGCACCGCTCTCGGTTTCACCCCCGCATACTCGATGCACCCCATCATCGCTGCGACGACGGGCACGTCCTGGGCCGACGGTCTGCGGGGCGTCGGCGTCCACTCAACATCTGGAGGGGGAGCGTTCGACCTCTCGGTCGAGTCCGCCGTGGCGCAGGCCGAGCAGCTGGACCCGCACCTTGTCTTCCTGTGCTCTCCCAACAATCCCACCGGCACGGCGCTCACGCTCGACGTCGTCACGGCGGTGCACGACGCTGCCCCGCACGCTGTGATCGTGGTCGACGAGGCCTACGCCGAGTTCGCCCGACCGGGAACGCCCAGCGCGCTCACCCTGCTCGAGGGGCGGCCCCGACTTGTCGTCACCCGCACCATGAGCAAGGCGTTCGCCTTCGCCGGCGGCCGTCTGGGCTATCTCGCAGCTGATCCCGAGCTCGTCGACGCACTCCGGCTCGTGCGCATGCCCTATCACCTGTCCTCACCCGCGCAGGCGATCGCCCGGGCGACCCTCCGGCATGCCGACACGATGTTGGGCACGGTCGACGTCATCAAGGAGCAGCGCGACCGACTCGTCGCGGAGTTGGCCACGCTCGGGTTGGATCCCGTGCCGAGCGATGCCAACTTCGTCCTCTTCGGGGGCCTGCGCGACAGCCATGTGACATGGCAGGCACTGCTCGACCGGGGGGTTCTCGTTCGAGATGTGGGGATCGCCCACTATCTTCGAGTGACCGCCGGGACACCAGAGGAGACGACGGCGTTCCTCGACGCCATGGCCGCACTGCCACAGGACCACCTGAGTCCCGAACACCTGGAAGGACAGTCGTGA
- the hisB gene encoding imidazoleglycerol-phosphate dehydratase HisB translates to MTSNRTATVTRSTSESSVELSLNLDGTGVGDVSTGVRFYDHMLLSLAKHSLIDLRIRATGDVDVDAHHTVEDVAIVLGDALREALGDKSGISRFGDATVPLDEALVHAVVDVAGRPYVVHTGEPAGQEYVVIGGNYVGSLTRHVLESFAYHAGIALHVRVLAGRDPHHIVEAQFKAVARALRAAIERDPRVVGIPSAKGAL, encoded by the coding sequence GTGACCAGCAACCGCACCGCGACGGTGACGCGTTCCACCTCCGAGAGCAGTGTCGAGCTCAGCCTCAACCTCGACGGCACCGGTGTCGGTGATGTCAGCACCGGAGTCCGGTTCTATGACCACATGCTCCTGTCGCTCGCCAAGCACTCGCTCATCGACCTGCGGATCCGGGCCACCGGCGACGTCGACGTCGATGCGCACCACACGGTCGAGGACGTCGCGATCGTCCTCGGCGACGCCTTGCGCGAGGCACTCGGCGACAAGAGTGGCATCTCCCGCTTCGGCGACGCCACCGTCCCCCTTGACGAGGCGCTCGTCCACGCGGTCGTCGACGTCGCTGGTCGCCCCTATGTCGTGCACACCGGAGAGCCTGCCGGGCAGGAGTACGTCGTCATCGGCGGCAACTACGTCGGCTCGCTGACGCGTCACGTCCTCGAGTCGTTCGCCTACCACGCGGGCATCGCCCTGCACGTGCGCGTGCTCGCGGGCCGCGACCCGCACCACATTGTCGAAGCCCAGTTCAAGGCCGTCGCGAGGGCACTGCGCGCAGCCATCGAACGCGACCCTCGCGTGGTCGGCATCCCGAGCGCCAAGGGTGCGCTCTGA
- the hisH gene encoding imidazole glycerol phosphate synthase subunit HisH: MTARRVVVLDHGSGNVHSAVRALERVGAQVELTADRQRALDSDGLFLPGVGNFHACVRGMRAAEAPRIVDVRLSGGRPVLGVCVGMQALFESSTEPSGTTEEGLAEWPGTVERLKAPIVPHMGWTEVDVPDGSALFEGVESERFYFVHSYAVRTWTLPEPTGAFAVVAPRVTHATHGERFVAAVENGPLSATQFHPEKSGDAGLHLLENWVSSL, from the coding sequence ATGACCGCTCGCCGGGTTGTCGTCCTCGACCACGGCAGCGGCAACGTCCACAGCGCGGTCCGAGCGCTGGAGCGGGTCGGCGCGCAGGTCGAACTGACCGCCGATCGACAGCGAGCCCTCGACAGTGACGGGCTGTTCCTGCCCGGCGTGGGCAACTTCCACGCCTGCGTCCGCGGGATGCGCGCGGCCGAAGCTCCGCGGATCGTCGACGTCCGCCTCTCGGGGGGTCGTCCCGTCCTCGGAGTCTGCGTCGGGATGCAGGCCCTCTTCGAGTCCTCGACCGAGCCCAGTGGCACGACCGAGGAGGGGCTGGCCGAGTGGCCCGGAACGGTCGAACGGCTGAAGGCACCGATCGTCCCGCACATGGGGTGGACCGAGGTCGATGTGCCTGACGGTTCGGCGCTCTTCGAGGGCGTCGAGTCCGAACGCTTCTATTTCGTGCACTCGTATGCCGTGCGCACCTGGACGCTTCCCGAACCCACCGGGGCGTTCGCGGTCGTCGCACCACGTGTCACCCACGCGACCCACGGCGAGCGCTTCGTCGCGGCCGTCGAGAACGGCCCCCTGTCAGCCACCCAGTTCCACCCCGAGAAGTCGGGCGACGCGGGACTGCACCTGCTCGAGAACTGGGTCAGCTCGCTCTGA
- the priA gene encoding bifunctional 1-(5-phosphoribosyl)-5-((5-phosphoribosylamino)methylideneamino)imidazole-4-carboxamide isomerase/phosphoribosylanthranilate isomerase PriA, producing the protein MTTPRLQLLPAVDVAGGRAVQLVQGVAGTGGEFGEPVEAAMRWQEQGAEWLHLVDLDAAFGRGNNADLLAQIVGRLDIDVEMSGGIRDAETLERALATGCRRVNLGTAALENPEWTAAAIAEHGDRIAVGLDVRGTTLAARGWTQEGGDLWETLTRLDAEGCARYVVTDVNKDGMLKGPNLDLLRDVCARTDRPVIASGGVSTLADIEALRTMVGDGVEGAIVGSALYRDAFTLPDALDVAGRP; encoded by the coding sequence ATGACCACCCCTCGCCTCCAGCTCCTGCCCGCCGTCGACGTCGCCGGGGGGCGGGCGGTCCAGCTCGTCCAGGGGGTCGCTGGCACCGGGGGTGAGTTCGGCGAGCCCGTCGAGGCCGCCATGCGCTGGCAGGAACAGGGCGCAGAGTGGTTGCACCTCGTCGACCTCGATGCCGCCTTCGGGCGCGGCAACAACGCTGACCTGCTCGCACAGATCGTCGGACGCCTCGACATCGACGTGGAAATGAGCGGCGGCATCCGGGACGCCGAGACCCTGGAGCGGGCTCTCGCGACCGGCTGTCGACGGGTCAACCTCGGCACCGCGGCGCTCGAGAACCCGGAATGGACGGCTGCGGCCATCGCCGAGCACGGTGACCGCATTGCCGTCGGGCTCGACGTGCGCGGCACGACCCTGGCAGCGCGCGGTTGGACCCAGGAGGGTGGCGACCTCTGGGAGACGCTCACGCGTCTCGACGCCGAAGGCTGCGCACGCTACGTCGTCACCGACGTCAACAAGGACGGCATGCTCAAGGGCCCGAACCTCGACCTCCTGCGCGATGTCTGCGCGCGCACGGACCGGCCGGTCATCGCTTCCGGCGGGGTGTCGACCCTCGCGGACATCGAGGCCCTGCGAACCATGGTGGGAGACGGAGTCGAGGGAGCGATCGTCGGATCCGCGCTCTACCGCGACGCCTTCACCCTCCCGGATGCGCTCGACGTCGCCGGCCGCCCATGA
- a CDS encoding SseB family protein: MTRDLVVTGFEGDEGAADPAVVAALDADDPSELMLALASARLLVPIVTEPVETEVKDGLTVDKQTDMAAVTLVAPDGERALPVFTSLASIAAWDPAARPVPVTSARAAQAAVSERCDVIVIDVAGPQTSVLRPSMVWALAQEREWLIPHLDPFVAKSVAAALTEESAVRGHRIEEGAPAGQGILGLVLELTEGLEPAEIQHIATRVGERLATDGELRARIDGLAFRIT; the protein is encoded by the coding sequence ATGACCCGGGATCTCGTCGTCACCGGCTTCGAGGGTGACGAGGGTGCTGCCGACCCAGCTGTCGTCGCGGCCCTGGACGCGGACGACCCGTCCGAGCTCATGCTCGCCCTGGCGTCCGCCCGGCTTCTCGTCCCGATCGTCACCGAACCGGTGGAGACCGAGGTCAAGGATGGGCTGACGGTCGACAAGCAGACGGACATGGCGGCCGTGACTCTCGTGGCCCCAGACGGTGAACGCGCGCTCCCTGTCTTCACGAGCCTCGCGAGCATTGCCGCCTGGGATCCCGCCGCCCGCCCAGTGCCGGTGACGTCCGCGCGAGCTGCCCAGGCAGCGGTCAGCGAAAGATGCGACGTCATCGTCATCGACGTCGCTGGCCCCCAGACGTCGGTGCTGCGCCCCTCTATGGTGTGGGCCCTGGCTCAGGAACGTGAGTGGCTCATCCCGCACCTGGACCCCTTCGTCGCGAAGTCCGTAGCGGCCGCGCTCACCGAGGAGAGTGCCGTGCGGGGTCACCGGATTGAGGAGGGCGCGCCCGCCGGCCAAGGAATCCTCGGCCTCGTGCTCGAACTGACCGAGGGCCTCGAACCCGCCGAGATCCAGCACATCGCCACCCGGGTGGGGGAGCGGCTCGCCACCGACGGCGAACTCCGCGCCAGAATCGACGGGCTCGCCTTCCGCATCACCTGA
- the rpmI gene encoding 50S ribosomal protein L35, whose amino-acid sequence MPKNKTHSGTKKRFRVTGSGKVMREQAGHVHKFHEKTPQKARALSKDVLVSKADVKKVKKLLGI is encoded by the coding sequence ATGCCGAAGAACAAGACCCACAGCGGCACCAAGAAGCGCTTCCGCGTCACCGGTTCCGGCAAGGTCATGCGCGAGCAGGCCGGTCACGTCCACAAGTTCCACGAGAAGACCCCCCAGAAGGCCCGCGCCCTCAGCAAGGACGTTCTCGTGTCCAAGGCTGATGTCAAGAAGGTCAAGAAGCTTCTCGGCATCTGA
- the rplT gene encoding 50S ribosomal protein L20, whose amino-acid sequence MARVKRAVNAHKKRRVVLERASGYRGQRSRLYRKAKEQVTHSLGYAYRDRRARKGDFRRLWIQRINAAARANGMTYNRLIQGLKIAEIEVDRRMLAELAVNDEAAFTALVEIAKANVPAQPVVDKAAV is encoded by the coding sequence GTGGCACGCGTGAAGCGGGCAGTAAATGCCCATAAGAAGCGCCGGGTCGTCCTCGAGCGCGCGAGCGGTTACCGCGGTCAGCGGTCCCGTCTCTACCGGAAGGCCAAGGAGCAGGTCACTCACTCCCTCGGCTACGCCTACCGCGACCGTCGCGCCCGCAAGGGTGACTTCCGTCGTCTGTGGATCCAGCGCATCAACGCTGCGGCCCGCGCCAACGGCATGACCTACAACCGCCTCATCCAGGGTCTCAAGATCGCTGAGATCGAGGTTGACCGTCGCATGCTCGCCGAGCTCGCCGTCAACGACGAGGCGGCCTTCACGGCCCTCGTCGAGATTGCCAAGGCGAACGTTCCGGCCCAGCCGGTCGTCGACAAGGCTGCCGTCTGA